The genomic region CCGATTGTTTCGCAGGTCTAAGAGAATACATCTATCAGTCTCTATGTCTGTTTGTCTTGTGAATATAGAGTGTAGTTCAGATGAGTGGTCATACGAAAGGCTTGACTGGAATTCTGTTTATATGTTTGTTGGTAATCTTGTGGATAACATATGGATAACATGTTCTTAATAAGTTGCTAACTATGATAACTGTATGAAAAATAATAATAAAATATTTATATTGTAGTTTTTCGTAATGAAAAATAATTGTGGATATCCGTGTTGGTAGAGCGGATTTTTGTTGTCTCTGGGCTATAGTTTTAGGTACAATTTCGCGGCTGTATTGATCCTGGAGTTTGTTGTGTCTGTTGAGCTATGGAAGCACTGTTTAGGCTGCCTTGAGAATGAACTGCCTTCTCAACAATTTAATACCTGGTTACGACCACTAGAGGTCGAAGGCGATGAAAAAGAACTGATTATCATTGCCCCGAACCGATTTATTCGGGATTGGGTGTCTGATAAGTTTTTGAGTCGCATCAGTGGTCTGATGATGGAGTTTTCAAACTCGGCACCTCCACGTCTGACGTTTGAGGTTCGCCAGGGTGGACGAGCAAACTTTGGAATGGCACGCCCTACTCGCGGCGCGCCACAGAATCGTTTTACACAACCAGCCATGTCCAACGCCAATGCAGCACCAGCGATGGATCACGAGCCGAACTTCACTCCGCCTCAAGGAATGTACGCGAGTCAGCGGACACCAAATTGGTCTTCTGACGTTCAAGAGCATGCTCAACATAATGAGGGATCGTCGGACTCGGATATCAGTGTTGAATCGGCTATGCAAAACCTGGCGTCGTCAGAACCTCAGGAATTTTCTGGCTCTCAATACGAAGACAACAGATCACACTACTCATCGCACTCTTCCAATACTCAGGCAATGCCTGCGTACGCCTCGGTGCTTGAGAACACCTCGGCGATCGTTCATTCCTCCGGTCAAAGTTTTGGGGCCAGCTCGTATTCGAATTCAAATCCGAATGCGATGATGCAGAATCCGATGTCTGCAGCGAGAGAGTCCAATGCGGCAATTAAATCGCAAGCGTATGAAACCAATCTCGATCGTAATCTAACCTTTGAAACCTTTGTTGAAGGTAAATCGAATCAGTTGGCGTTGGCTGCATCGCTACAAGTAGCGGAAAGCCCGGGCGGAAGCAACAACCCCCTCTTTCTGTACGGTGGCGTAGGGTTGGGTAAAACCCATTTGATGCAAGCCATCGGGAATTACATGCTGCAAAAGAATCCGAACGCGCGGATTCTGTATTTGCGATCTGAACAGTTTGTAGCTGACATGGTGCGTGCGTTGCAGCTAAACGCGATCACCGAATTCAAGCGCTATTACCGTCAGGTGGATGCGTTACTAATTGATGATATCCAATTTTTCTCGGGCAAAGAGCGTTCTCAGGAAGAATTCTTCCATACCTTCAGTGCTCTGCTGGAAGCGGGTCAACAAGTGATCATGACCTCTGATCGTTTCCCGAAAGAGATCGACGGCGTGGATGATCGTCTGCGTTCTCGTTTTGGCTGGGGTCTGACATTTGCCGTTGAGCCGCCAGAACTCGAAACGCGTGTGGCGATTCTGAAGAAAAAAGCGGAAGAACAACGGGTTGATCTGAAAGATGAATCGGCCTTCTTTATTGCCCGACGAATTCGTTCCAACGTTCGTGAGCTGGAAGGCGCGCTTAAACGAGTGATTGCGAATGCTCACTTTACCGGCAGCGAAATTACGCCTGACTTTATTAAAGAGTCATTGAAAGATTTGCTGGCGCTTCAGGATAAACAGGTCAGCATTGATAATATTCAGAAGACTGTGGCGGATTATTTCGATATTCGTCAAAAAGATATTAATTCCAAACGACGCACGCGTTCCATTGCGCGGCCACGTCAGATCGCAATGACCCTTGCAAAAGAGCTTACCAATCACAGCTTGCCTGAAATTGGTGAAGCTTTTGGTGGGCGAGATCACACTACCGTGTTGCATGCGTGTCGTAAGATTAACCAACTCAAAGCCTCTGATGCCGACATGGCTGATGACTACGGTAAGTTAATCCGAATGTTGACGTCGTAATTGCTCGTCACTTTCAAATGTGATTTGTGTTCAAACAAGATCGTTTTAAAACCGATTGTGATGTTAAAAGCTTATTGGGCGGATCATCTATACTTCTGATGATTGGCGTAATGCGACTTAATCCGTTTCAATAAGATGCATCGGTCTGTGTTTTAGTGAATAATAGAAACCATATTTTTTAGATAAAAAGAGAGCGGGAGCTAATGAAATTTACGATTTCCAGGGAAGCTCTATTACGTCCCCTTCAGTTAGTTGCAGGGGTAGTTGAGCGAAGACATACACTGCCTATTTTGTCGAACATCTTGATGGTCTTAGAAGATGGCCAATTAAAGATGACAGGAACGGACCTAGAAGTGGAATTAGTGGGTGCCTTAACACTAGAGGAAGCTGGTGAGTCTGGTCAGATTACGGTTCCTGCTCGTAAGCTACTGGATATCTGTAAGTCGCTACCCGACCAATCTGTGATTGAGTTTTCAACGGACGGTGCCAAAGCTCAGGTAAAAGCTGGGCGCAGCCGTTTTGTTTTGGCAACTTTGCCCGCAGATGATTTTCCGAATGTAGAGGAAAGCCAGGCGGATTTGAACTTCACCATGAAAGCGGAAGATCTTAAAAGTCAGTTTGATCAAACCAGCTTTGCTATGGCCCAGCAAGATGTTCGTTATTACCTAAACGGCATGCTGTTGGAAGTCTCTCAAGGTGTGGTTCGCACGGTAGCAACGGACGGTCACCGTTTGGCGATGTCTGACAGCACTGCCGATGTTGCTTGTGAAAAGAAACAGGTTATTGTCCCTCGTAAAGGGGTAATCGAACTGCAGCGCTTGCTGGGTGAAAGTGATGATCTGATTTCTGTGACGGTGGGAACTAACCACATTCGCATTGGTGCCGGTGACTACTTATTTACCTCTAAATTGGTGGAAGGTAAATTCCCTGATTATGAGCGTGTTGTTCCTAAAGGTGGCGACAAGACCTTGTGCGGATCACGACAAGAACTGCGTCAGGTATTCCAGCGTACAGCGATTCTATCCAATGAAAAGTATCGTGGTGTTCGTTTGATTGCTGAAGACGGATCGTTACAAGTTATTGCGAATAATCCGGAACAAGAGCAAGCGGAAGAAACCGTTAGCGTTGACTTTGAAGGTGAGCGTTTAGAGATTGGTTTCAACGTGACTTATCTTTTGGATGTGTTGAATGCCTTATCGGGTGAGCAAATCAAAATGACCTTATCCAATCCAAACAGCAGTGCTTTGGTTGAGGACTTTGATGGTGGTAGTTCGGTGTACGTTGTTATGCCGATGAAACTGTAATTAGTTCCACATATTCGAAGTTGAAAAGGCCGGGGATTTCCCCGGTTTTTTTATGTCCAGAAAACAGTGCTTTTAACTCTCTCGAAATACCACCCCAATGGGTAGGGTTCAATCTACCTTGCTTCTTGCCCCGTCGGTCAGAAATGACCTGTTTATTAGTCACTATCTTTCTATAATTTATAGGATGGTAAGAGAAAGTGTCATTGCTCAATATTGAATGCTGCTTTCATTCTTACTCTACGTTTAAGTAGTAGAACAAAGAACCTCGCAACAAAAATAATTACTGAGGACACAAATATGAATGCTATGACTCAATGGGCAGCTCGCTTTGCGGTTGCTATTTCTCTCTCTATTATCAGTACAACAGCATCGGCTTGGTGTTGGTTTTTTTGTAGTGATGACAGCGACTACGCTAAAACCAGATACCCTATCGTATTAGTTCACGGTATGTTGGGGTTCGATAGTGTTTTGGGTATGGATTACTTTTATGGCGTGGAATCTGCGCTTGAAGACAAAGGTGCACGTGTTTATCCCGTTCAGGTAACTGCGTTGGATTCATCGGAAGCGCGTGGTGAAGAGTTGCTTGCTCAGGTTCAGCAGATCCTTGCTGTAACAGGTGCCAGCAAAGTGAACTTGATTGGTCACAGTCACGGTGGTCCTACTGCGCGTTATGTGGCTTCGGTTCGCCCAGATTTAGTTGCATCTGTTACCAGTGTCGGTAGTCCGCATAAAGGGTCTGATGTTGCTGATCTTGTACAAGACATTTCTGACGGTAGTCAGGTAGTAACGGTTGCAGTAAGTGCTGTGGTAAATGGCTTGGGCAGCTTGATCAACTTGTTATCCAATAACCCAACGGATAACGGTCAGGATTCTTTGGCAACTCTAGAATCGCTTAACTCTGAAGGGGCTGCGGCGTTTAATGCTCAATATCCGGAAGGTATTCCTTCGAGCTATTGTGGTGAGGGTGACTACGTAGCATCAAACGGTGTGCGTTATTACTCATGGAGTGGTACATCGCCTTACACGAACGTATTCGATCCAGCAGACCCATTCCTGTTATTGGCTTCAGGTGCATTTGCACTTAAGTCAGGTGAAGCGAACGATGGTCTTGTGGGTCGTTGCAGTTCTCACTTGGGTGACGTGATTCGTGATAACTACTCAATGAACCATTTGGATGAAATTAATGGGTTTGTGGGTATCCATCACTTGTTTGAAACAGACCCTGTGACTGTTTACGAGCAGCAAGCGAACCGTCTAAAGAATGCTGGTCTGTAAGCTTGGTTCGTTGTTATACAGATTGATTACATAAGAGAGTAAGAAGCAATCTTCTCTTGCCCTCTTCCGATGTTCGATCAATCCAAAAGAAAATCCCTATATCAGTGAAATGGTGTAGGGATTTTTTTTGCCCATTGGTAAAATGGTTGTCACTTTATATAGGATGAAAGGACACCCCACTCTATGCTAATTACTCAACTTAAGATTGATGGATTACGCAATCTTAGTGGCTGCTCTGTGACCTTTGATCCCGTTAAAAAAGTCTCTCTATTTATAGGTAATAATGGTGCAGGAAAGACCAGTGTTTTAGAGGCTATTCATTGTTTGGCTACAGGCAATAGCTTCAGATCAACGTCCATAAAGCATCTTGTTACTCAATCACAACCTGCCTATACGATCTTTTCTAAATCCAGTTTGGCTTCTTCAGAAACCGACTTCTCTATTGGGGTGACTAAAAATACCGATGGTAAAAGTGAGGCTCGGTTGAATGGCGAGAAAATTAAATCACAAGAAACCATTAGTTCTTTGTTGCCGGTGATTGTGCTTGAACCTGGCTCGTTTGATCTGGTGATCGGTAGCCCTGAGTACCGTCGTCGTTTCATGGACTGGGGAGTGTTTCACGTGAAACATGAGTTTTGGTCCATTGCTGCTCGATTCAAAAAAGCTGCCAAACAACGTAATTCCCTGCTCCGTTCTCAATCAAACCTGACACTGATTCGCTCCTTTACTCGTCAGTTGGTCGACTTTGCTGAACAGATGTCGATGGCGCGTTTGGAATACTTCAATGAATTAAAGTCAGAATTTGAACGGGTTGTAGCGCAATTAACTGATTTAGAAAATGTTGAGATGAGATATAATAGGGGTTGGTCAAAAGAATTAGATTACGCTGATTACCTGGACGCCAACTTAGAAAAAGACAGAGAAGCTGGTTATACCCGTTATGGTCCACATCGGGCTGATTTGGTGATACGAGTGAATGGTCTTCCGGTTAAGGAAGTACTCTCTCGTGGTCAATTGAAGCTGCTGGTCTGTGCTTTGGTATTGGCACAATGCCGACTTTTTGAACGGCATGGAAACAACGAAACACTGCTGTTACTTGATGATTTGCCTTCCGAATTGGATGAGGAACATCGAAATAAGGTCCTACAAGAACTTATAGCCATGGGGCGTCAGGTTTTTATGACCTCCGTAGATGTGAACGGTTTTAGCAAAGAGATTCTGGATCAAACGCAAGTGTTTCACGTGAAACAAGGGAAGATAACAGCAAGCACGCATTAATGTGCTAAGAGGAATGTTATGTCAGAACAAGAATATGATTCGTCCAGTATTAAGGTCTTAAAAGGTCTAGATGCTGTAAGAAAAAGACCGGGTATGTACATTGGTGATACTGATGATGGTACGGGTCTACACCACATGGTGTTTGAGGTGGTGGATAACTCCATCGATGAAGCGTTAGCAGGTCACTGTAGTGACATCAAAGTGATGATCCACCCTGACGAGTCGATCAGTGTATCTGACGATGGCCGTGGAATTCCTGTCAATATCCATGAAGAGGAAGGTGTATCAGCGGCTGAAGTTATTCTTACCGTACTGCACGCCGGTGGTAAGTTTGATGATAACTCCTATAAAGTTTCTGGTGGTCTTCACGGTGTAGGTGTTTCTGTTGTAAACGCCCTATCTGAAAAACTAAAACTGACTATCCGTCGTCAAGGTAAAATTTGGGAACAAGAATACGTTCACGGTGTACCAAAAGAGCCTCTTAAAGCGGTAGGTGACTCTGAGGTGACGGGGACTGAAATTCATTTTAAACCGTCTGCTGAGACCTTTACCGGTATCGAATTCAGCTATGATCACTTGGCGAAGCGTCTTCGTGAACTGGCCTTCTTGAACTCTGGCGTGGGTATCATTCTTAAAGACTTGCGTACCGGTAAGGAAGAAGTCTTTAAATACGATGGTGGTTTGGAAGCTTTCGTTAATTATTTGAATACCAATAAGACAACCATCAACTCCGTATTCCACTTCAACAATGAGCGTGAAGATGGGATCTCGGTGGAAGTTGCGTTGCAGTGGAATGATAGCTTCTCCGAAAACATCTTCTGTTTTACCAACAACATCCCTCAACGTGATGGTGGTACTCACTTGGCTGGTTTCCGTGCAGCATTGACGCGAACCTTGAACCAGTACATTGAGAAAGAGCAACTACAGAAGAAGCAGAAAGTAGCGACCACTGGTGATGATGCTCGTGAAGGTTTGACTGCGATTATTTCTGTTAAAGTGCCCGATCCTAAGTTCTCTTCTCAGACAAAAGATAAGCTGGTGTCTTCGGAAGTGAAGACTGCGGTTGAGCAGGAAATGGGTGCCAAGCTGGTTGAATTCCTGGAAGAGAATCCGAACGAAGCTAAGCAAGTCGTACAGAAGATGGTAGACGCAGCAAGAGCCCGTGAAGCGGCTCGTAAAGCCCGTGAAATGACGCGTCGTAAAGGAGCGCTGGACATTGCCGGTTTGCCAGGTAAGTTGGCCGACTGTCAGGAGAAGGACCCTGCCCTTTCTGAAATCTACCTGGTGGAGGGTGACTCTGCAGGTGGTTCTGCCAAGCAAGGACGTGACCGTCGAACGCAAGCGATTCTGCCTTTGAAAGGTAAGATTCTGAACGTTGAAAAAGCACGCTTTGATAAGATGCTGTCGTCGGCGGAAGTTGGAACTCTGATCACGGCGTTGGGTTGTGGTATTGGCCCTGAAGAGTTTGATGCGGATAAGCTGCGTTATCATCGTATCATTATCATGACCGATGCCGACGTGGATGGCTCGCACATCCGTACCCTATTATTGACCTTCTTCTTCCGGCAAACACGTGAGTTGTTGGAACGAGGTCACATCTATATTGCGCAGCCTCCACTGTATAAAGTGAAGAAAGGTAAGCAAGAACAGTACATCGACAGTGAAAAAGATTTGGAAAATTTCCTTGTTCAAATCGCACTGGATAACTCTTCTTTGCATATCAACCAGGATGCACCTGGTATCAAAGGTGAAGCTTTACAATCCATCGTTGATAAATATCGTGCAGTGATGAATACCATTGACCGCCTGGATCGAGTTTATCCTAAGAAGATGATGGAAGAGTTGATCTATCGTCCGACGGTTTCGGTAGAGAATCTAAAAGACGAAGCCTTCATGAGCAACTGGATTGATATGTTCAAGGCGAAACTGGATTCAGAAAAACGCAGTGGTACCTTGTATGAAATCAATATGCATAAAGATTCTGAGCGTGGCTTGTTCCTTCCTCAGTTGGCGGTGACGGAGCACGGACTCACCTCAAACTATGTGATTAGCCATGAGTTCTTTGAATCTCCAGAGTATGAAGCCATTGTTGAGTTGGGCAATCATATCGCTTCCCTACTTGAAGAGGGTGCGTTTGTGCAGCGTGGTGAGCGTACACAAGAAGTGACCAGCTTCAAAGAAGCACTGGAGTGGTTAATGAAAGAAGCACGTAAAGGCTTCAATATTCAGCGCTATAAAGGGCTGGGTGAGATGAACCCTGATCAGTTGTGGGAAACCACGATGGACCCGGATTCTCGTCGTATGCTTCAGGTGAAAGTAGAAGATGCGATTGCTGCGGATCAGATGTTCACTACCCTGATGGGTGATGATGTTGAGCCGCGCCGTGAGTTCATTGAGCGTAACGCACTGAATGTATCGAATCTGGATTTCTAGTTATTTAGGAATGCCCAGATAGATATAAAAAAGGCCGGTATTGTTACCGGCCTTTTTACGTTTTACTTTCGCGCTTTCTTTATGAGTTTATCGCTCGTCTTAACCTGTGATCGACGGATGTTCAAACGTCGAAGATACCTGCTCTACCCCTTCAATGGCTTGAAGTGAGCGTTCTGTCCAAGCCCTAACCTCATCAGTGAGTTGTTCTGCTGTTTTCCCTTCACTGCTAATGGGTTGGCCTATGTGTACTTGAATGGTGCCTGGGTACTTGATGAACTCTTTGTTGATGTAGAAGTGCCCTGAGTTATGAGCAATAGGAAGTACAGGGACACCTGCGTTAATGGCTAGAGCAGCACCACTTCGGGCATAGCGTCCTAGCTTTTTAGGTGGGTTACGAGTGCCTTCAGGGAAGATAAGTACCCAGATTCCCGAGTTCAGGTACTGACTGCCCTGCTCCAACACTTGGGCGCGTGCGTTCTGTTTGTCCCCACGATTAATCGCAATGGGTTTGAGTAAAGAATAGGCCCAACCAAAAAATGGAATCCATAACAGCTCTCGCTTGATAACTTGAGTTTGAGGTGTACAGATCGATTGTAAAAAGAAGGTTTCCCAGGAGCTTTGATGGTTGCTGCTGATTAAGCAGGGTTGATCAGGAATATTATGCTTGCCTGTAATTTCATAGCGAACACCGCAAATAACTTTCAGTAACCAGATAAAGCTGGAAGTCCATGTGGTGATGATGAATCGATAGCGCAGTTCATAGGGTAAAAACAGGCCGATGATAATTCCCAGAGTATTCTGGGCGATCGAGAAGAAAAAGATGATGATATAGAAAATGATCGATCGGATCAGTGCTAACAACATAATGGCAAGGAACCTATAAAATGAATGCTCGTATTATCACTCAAAACAAGTTTTGTATTAATTAGCTTTTGTTAACAGTTGGGGGTGATTACTGTTACAAAGTAGTTTGAGTGGGTGCTGATCAGCGTTCTAGGGAGCGTGATAGTTTCTTATTAGAGGCGGGATTATAGCCGGAAAAATTAGAGTAGTTTATCAATAAAAAAGGACGAATGAGATTTCATTCGTCCTTCTATCGGTTTTCCATAGAGAGAAGGAAAACCCCTTTCGAGCTTGTGAGATGTTATGCCTGAAGCAAAGAAATATCCGCTACTTCAAGGAATAGGTTGCGAAGCTGAGACAACAAGGCCAAACGATTGTTACGAACCGCTTCGTCTTCTGCCATCACCATCACTTGATCAAAGAACTGATCCACTGGCTCACGTAGCTCTGCCAATGTTTGCATGGCTTGCTCATAATTAGACTCAGCAAATACCGGTGCCAGAGTTGAAGACACAGATGCCACCTTCTCTGCCAGTTGCTTCTCAGTCTCTTCCCGAAGCAAAGCATTATCTACCGTTAGCGGAATTGCCTGCTCAGCTTTCGCCAAGATGTTGGATACGCGCTTGTTCGCAGCGGCCAATGCTTGTGCTGCATCCAGCTTGTAGAAAGCGAACACGGCATGTACACGGTTGTTGATGTCCAATGGCTTGGTGATACCACGAGCACGAACAGCCTGGAATACTTCCGCCGGAATGTTTTCGTCCTGATACCAGGCGCTGAAACGATCCAACATATATTCAACCAAGGTAGCTTTGGTGTTTTCTTTCAACGCAACCGGCCATTCGTTGTCGATCGCCCAGTCGATTAACTCACCCAAGTCGAGGTCAATTTTCTTCTCAACCAAGATGCGTAACACGCCCAGAGATGCACGACGTAATGCGAACGGGTCTTTGGTGCCTGTTGGTATCTGGCCCAGGCCAAACAGGCCAACAAGGCTGTCCAGGCGGTCTGCAAGTGCGATAGCTGTACCTGTGTCCGTGGCTGGTAGTTGGTCACCTGCAAAGGCTGGCATATATTGCTCAACCATCGCTGCACAGACATCGGCATGTTCGCCGTCGTTTTGCGCGTAGTATTGACCTGCAAGCCCTTGAAGGTCGGTGAACTCATACACCATTTGAGTAACCAGATCCGTTTTACACAGCTTGGCTGCACGTTCTGCTAACGCCGTGTCACTGCCTGTTGCAGAGGCAATTTTGCTTGCCAAAGAGGCAATACGAGTTGATTTGTCAGCAATACTTCCAAGTTTGTGTACCCAGACAACCGACTTCAGTTTATCAAAGCGGCTTTCGAGTGATTGCTTACGATCGGTGTCCCAGAAGAAGGCCGCATCGGCAAGACGAGGGCGAATTACTTTTTCGTTACCCGCGATCACTTGCGCCGGATCTTTACTTTCGATGTTCGCAATAGTGATGAAGTTAGGCTTCAACTTGCCATTGGCATCGACAACGTGGAAGTATTTTTGATGCTCTTTCATGGAAGAAACCAATGCTTCTGATGGAACATCCAGGAAGCGTTCTTCAAAGTTACCCGCCAGAGCCACAGGCCATTCGTTCAGGGCCGTAACTTCGTCGAGTAAGTCTTCGTCGATAACAGCTTCGCCGCCTAGCTTCTTACCTTCGGCAGTCACCTGCTCTTTGATCAGTTGCTGACGTTCTTCAAAGCTGGCCATCACATAAGCGCCACGTAGCGCTTCTTCGTACGTGGTTGGAGATTCGATATGAATCTCTTCCGGCGCATGGAAGCGGTGACCGCGCGAGGTATTTCCGGCTTTCAGACCCAGAACTTCGCCATCAATGATGTCATTACCGAACAGCATCACTAACCAGTGCACAGGACGTACGAATTCAGTACGGCTTGCACCCCAGCGCATGCGCTTAGGAATCGGTAATTTGTCGAGACTGGTTTGAACAATTGCCGGAAGCAATGCAGTTGTTTCCTGGCCTTTGATGCTCAGTTCGATCATCAATTTGCCATTGTCGCCGGTTTTGATTTCGGACACATCCGCACCAGAGCGCTTGGCAAAGCCTTCGGCGGCTTTGGTTGGATTACCGTTTTCATCAAAGCCAATATTCGCCGGTGGACCATAAACGACTTCGTCTTTGTCTTCCTGTTTTTCAGGAAGGTCTGAAATACGAACGGCCAAGCGACGAGGAGCTGCAAACAATTCGATCTTTGAGCCTTTAAGGTTCGCTTCAGCAAGACCCTGTTCAATGCCATCTGCAAACGCCTGACTAAGACGCTTAAGTGCTTTCGGTGGTAATTCTTCGGTGCCTAGCTCAACTAGGAAATCACGTGTTGCCATTAGTTTTTCTCCTGTTGAGCTTCTTCTTTCGCTTTTGCCGCTTGATACTTTGAAAGCACTTCGTCACGAATGCCTTCTTCAGCTAATGGGAAGCCAAGCTCTGCACGACTATTAAAGTAGGCTTCTGCCACGGATCGAGCCAGCGTACGAACGCGAAGAATATAACCTTGACGTTCCGTTACAGAGATCGCGCCACGAGCATCCAACATGTTGAAGGTGTGAGAGGCTTTCAATACTTGTTCGTAAGCTGGAAGCGCAAGACCGGCCTCAATCAAACGAGCACAGTCTTTTTCGTGTTGATCGAAGGCTTTAAACATGAAGTCAGTATCGGCGTATTCAAAGTTATAGGCTGACATTTCCACTTCGTTTTGATGGAAGACATCGCCGTAAGTCACTTTTGAACCGTCTGGACCATAACACCAAACCAGGTCGAAGATGCTGTCAACGCCTTGCAGGTACATCGCAATACGCTCGAGACCATAGGTGATTTCACCGGTAACCGGATAACATTCCAAGCCACCCACTTGCTGGAAGTAAGTGAACTGAGTTACTTCCATGCCGTTCAACCAAACTTCCCAACCTAAGCCCCAAGCACCCAATGTTGGAGATTCCCAGTTATCTTCCACAAAACGAATGTCGTGGATACTTGGGTCAATGCCCATCATACGAAGGGAATCCAAATAGAGTTCTTGAATATTGCTTGGAGACGGCTTCATCACTACCTGAAACTGGTAGTAGTGTTGAAGACGGTTCGGGTTTTCACCATAACGGCCATCGGTCGGACGACGACATGGTTGGACGTAGGCTGAATTCCACTTTTCCGGGCCAATGGCTCGTAGGAAGGTTGCTGTGTGGAACGTACCCGCTCCAACTTCCATGTCGATAGGCTGGTTAATAACGCAGCCCTGTTGTGACCAGAAATTTTGTAGAGCGGCGATTAAGCCCTGGAAAGTTAATACATCTGGTTCTTGATACGCTGGTTTGGTCACAGAAGACCCCTTAACTGTTCGATCTTTATTATTTCTCCGCAAGTATATGGGGCAGATATGTCATAACGTCGAGTGAGGCGTAGTCACTGATTTCGCCCTGATTTTTATGAAAGATCAGGATGGGTCGCTGCCGGATTCGTTGCGGGAATTGGTTGTTCGCTATACGAATTAAATAAACGAACAATGATAAAGACAAA from Litoribrevibacter albus harbors:
- the glyQ gene encoding glycine--tRNA ligase subunit alpha; translation: MTKPAYQEPDVLTFQGLIAALQNFWSQQGCVINQPIDMEVGAGTFHTATFLRAIGPEKWNSAYVQPCRRPTDGRYGENPNRLQHYYQFQVVMKPSPSNIQELYLDSLRMMGIDPSIHDIRFVEDNWESPTLGAWGLGWEVWLNGMEVTQFTYFQQVGGLECYPVTGEITYGLERIAMYLQGVDSIFDLVWCYGPDGSKVTYGDVFHQNEVEMSAYNFEYADTDFMFKAFDQHEKDCARLIEAGLALPAYEQVLKASHTFNMLDARGAISVTERQGYILRVRTLARSVAEAYFNSRAELGFPLAEEGIRDEVLSKYQAAKAKEEAQQEKN
- the glyS gene encoding glycine--tRNA ligase subunit beta, whose protein sequence is MATRDFLVELGTEELPPKALKRLSQAFADGIEQGLAEANLKGSKIELFAAPRRLAVRISDLPEKQEDKDEVVYGPPANIGFDENGNPTKAAEGFAKRSGADVSEIKTGDNGKLMIELSIKGQETTALLPAIVQTSLDKLPIPKRMRWGASRTEFVRPVHWLVMLFGNDIIDGEVLGLKAGNTSRGHRFHAPEEIHIESPTTYEEALRGAYVMASFEERQQLIKEQVTAEGKKLGGEAVIDEDLLDEVTALNEWPVALAGNFEERFLDVPSEALVSSMKEHQKYFHVVDANGKLKPNFITIANIESKDPAQVIAGNEKVIRPRLADAAFFWDTDRKQSLESRFDKLKSVVWVHKLGSIADKSTRIASLASKIASATGSDTALAERAAKLCKTDLVTQMVYEFTDLQGLAGQYYAQNDGEHADVCAAMVEQYMPAFAGDQLPATDTGTAIALADRLDSLVGLFGLGQIPTGTKDPFALRRASLGVLRILVEKKIDLDLGELIDWAIDNEWPVALKENTKATLVEYMLDRFSAWYQDENIPAEVFQAVRARGITKPLDINNRVHAVFAFYKLDAAQALAAANKRVSNILAKAEQAIPLTVDNALLREETEKQLAEKVASVSSTLAPVFAESNYEQAMQTLAELREPVDQFFDQVMVMAEDEAVRNNRLALLSQLRNLFLEVADISLLQA